A section of the Miscanthus floridulus cultivar M001 unplaced genomic scaffold, ASM1932011v1 os_1265_2_3, whole genome shotgun sequence genome encodes:
- the LOC136533863 gene encoding uncharacterized protein isoform X1 has translation MLNRSSYSTEMASTVKPAGSALLEAISEMKMIRTEICLLFHQRNMQSLIVIDAVTDLDKLKDVDWCTVLYEKLKTSINDWKEASKSAPKTRTVTGCVYLLLILFLDFIKKAKNLDRNPLDIPRTCQYSHAKIKQVLGDMEYDKFDFKCLERYLLCKQINDTRPRVRERDGSDG, from the exons ATGCTCAACAGATCTTCATATTCAACAGAGATGGCATCAACTGTGAAACCAGCTG GGTCTGCGCTGTTGGAGGCCATATCAGAGATGAAAATGATTCGAACGGAAATATGTTTACTGTTCCATCAAAGAAACATGCAGAGTTTAATAG TTATAGATGCTGTTACAGATCTTGATAAGTTGAAGGATGTGGACTGGTGCACAGTTTTATATGAAAAACTGAAGACAAGTATTAATGATTGGAAGGAAGCTTCCAAGAGTGCTCCTAAGACTCGGACTGTCACGGGTTGTGTTTATTTGCTCCTA ATTCTTTTTTTGGACTTCATCAAGAAGGCTAAAAATCTTGATCGTAATCCCCTTGATATCCCAAGAACATGTCAATATAGCCATGCCAAGATTAAGCAAGTGCTAGGTGACATGGAGTATGACAAATTCGAT TTTAAGTGTTTGGAAAGATACTTGCTATGTAAACAGATAAATGATACTCGCCCAAGAGTCAGAGAAAGAGATGGATCTGATGGATGA
- the LOC136533863 gene encoding uncharacterized protein isoform X3 yields the protein MLNRSSYSTEMASTVKPAGSALLEAISEMKMIRTEICLLFHQRNMQSLIDLDKLKDVDWCTVLYEKLKTSINDWKEASKSAPKTRTVTGCVYLLLILFLDFIKKAKNLDRNPLDIPRTCQYSHAKIKQVLGDMEYDKFDFKCLERYLLCKQINDTRPRVRERDGSDG from the exons ATGCTCAACAGATCTTCATATTCAACAGAGATGGCATCAACTGTGAAACCAGCTG GGTCTGCGCTGTTGGAGGCCATATCAGAGATGAAAATGATTCGAACGGAAATATGTTTACTGTTCCATCAAAGAAACATGCAGAGTTTAATAG ATCTTGATAAGTTGAAGGATGTGGACTGGTGCACAGTTTTATATGAAAAACTGAAGACAAGTATTAATGATTGGAAGGAAGCTTCCAAGAGTGCTCCTAAGACTCGGACTGTCACGGGTTGTGTTTATTTGCTCCTA ATTCTTTTTTTGGACTTCATCAAGAAGGCTAAAAATCTTGATCGTAATCCCCTTGATATCCCAAGAACATGTCAATATAGCCATGCCAAGATTAAGCAAGTGCTAGGTGACATGGAGTATGACAAATTCGAT TTTAAGTGTTTGGAAAGATACTTGCTATGTAAACAGATAAATGATACTCGCCCAAGAGTCAGAGAAAGAGATGGATCTGATGGATGA
- the LOC136533863 gene encoding uncharacterized protein isoform X2 — protein MLNRSSYSTEMASTVKPAGSALLEAISEMKMIRTEICLLFHQRNMQSLIDAVTDLDKLKDVDWCTVLYEKLKTSINDWKEASKSAPKTRTVTGCVYLLLILFLDFIKKAKNLDRNPLDIPRTCQYSHAKIKQVLGDMEYDKFDFKCLERYLLCKQINDTRPRVRERDGSDG, from the exons ATGCTCAACAGATCTTCATATTCAACAGAGATGGCATCAACTGTGAAACCAGCTG GGTCTGCGCTGTTGGAGGCCATATCAGAGATGAAAATGATTCGAACGGAAATATGTTTACTGTTCCATCAAAGAAACATGCAGAGTTTAATAG ATGCTGTTACAGATCTTGATAAGTTGAAGGATGTGGACTGGTGCACAGTTTTATATGAAAAACTGAAGACAAGTATTAATGATTGGAAGGAAGCTTCCAAGAGTGCTCCTAAGACTCGGACTGTCACGGGTTGTGTTTATTTGCTCCTA ATTCTTTTTTTGGACTTCATCAAGAAGGCTAAAAATCTTGATCGTAATCCCCTTGATATCCCAAGAACATGTCAATATAGCCATGCCAAGATTAAGCAAGTGCTAGGTGACATGGAGTATGACAAATTCGAT TTTAAGTGTTTGGAAAGATACTTGCTATGTAAACAGATAAATGATACTCGCCCAAGAGTCAGAGAAAGAGATGGATCTGATGGATGA